A window of Candidatus Wallbacteria bacterium contains these coding sequences:
- a CDS encoding thioredoxin family protein, with translation MKTCLLAAMLFFCLWLPAFGSSNLQEVSFGSEIDLNDYITSGSPTVFEFFSPYCGACNKVAPVLQTLAAKSSEITVIKVNINRSNINGIDWTSPVVKKFKLTSVPYFIVSDRQGNLVSGSAAQDLINEWLNAPEPTKPAEEKAVSDENPAAENNAAQSDSASSDEPKTPPTGPAIEENIFAPANPEPTENNSSSGS, from the coding sequence ATGAAAACATGTCTGCTGGCTGCAATGCTTTTTTTCTGCCTCTGGCTGCCTGCCTTTGGTTCTTCGAATCTGCAGGAAGTGTCCTTTGGAAGCGAAATAGACCTGAACGATTATATCACCAGCGGAAGCCCAACAGTCTTCGAATTTTTCAGTCCTTACTGTGGTGCCTGCAATAAAGTTGCCCCTGTTCTCCAGACTCTGGCTGCCAAAAGCAGCGAAATCACAGTGATCAAGGTGAACATCAACCGCAGCAATATCAATGGGATCGATTGGACATCGCCTGTGGTGAAAAAATTCAAGCTGACATCTGTGCCTTATTTCATAGTCTCAGACAGGCAGGGAAACCTCGTGTCTGGGAGTGCTGCCCAGGATCTGATCAACGAATGGCTGAATGCACCTGAGCCGACCAAACCGGCTGAGGAAAAAGCGGTGTCAGACGAGAATCCTGCTGCCGAAAACAATGCCGCTCAATCTGACAGCGCATCTTCGGACGAGCCTAAAACCCCTCCAACAGGTCCAGCTATAGAGGAGAACATCTTCGCTCCTGCCAATCCAGAGCCGACTGAAAATAATTCTTCATCAGGCAGCTGA
- a CDS encoding ATP-binding protein yields the protein MNQRILIGKNLLETITSALYEDPIILFREYVQNSVDAYKKAIQENGKPELSEFQVNIDVDRKKRSIIVRDNGYGIYPKPDVSPLLIVQEFNKKMLSFGESDKNSQPTKYIGFRGIGRISAMPFCKKLRFVNKPEGVSERYICEWQGDKYKELLNSNSKDSFDDIVRRIISFSTEKNQSNNDHYFTVEIIDYSLDVEELLGEEKTRIGLFEQRLMKMLPLRYKSDFKSAKKIIDKYNEFMDEDLNDFMYSIVLNGKELSKNYSDEHVLEAGINFWEIRGKQRANGRPGDKMGILWFTFNHDLEAVKKHTSDYGILVRSKNVLMGSNDKFVELCVNSNKYVSTSRELTQAMKATCGELLINYPELKDNARREWFRIDEKSLYLRNLIVDFMEKLHKCRYSASRYYHGPHEENKNKFKHALTDLISANIDHSGFFKIDPKKRRENVFQIADEDMPSESMPMKRAYDNLMVIIKDFFRKKNTLELFLELRAYIKKSYSKK from the coding sequence ATGAATCAACGAATATTAATTGGTAAAAATCTCTTAGAAACTATTACTTCAGCCCTTTATGAAGACCCAATTATTTTGTTTAGAGAGTATGTGCAAAATTCTGTAGATGCTTATAAAAAAGCAATTCAAGAAAATGGCAAGCCAGAGTTAAGCGAATTCCAAGTGAATATTGATGTTGATAGAAAAAAAAGAAGCATTATTGTAAGAGATAATGGATATGGAATATATCCAAAACCTGATGTGTCTCCTCTACTAATCGTGCAAGAGTTTAATAAAAAAATGCTTTCATTTGGTGAATCCGATAAAAATTCCCAGCCGACAAAATATATAGGTTTTCGAGGAATTGGAAGAATTTCTGCAATGCCTTTCTGTAAAAAACTTAGGTTTGTAAACAAACCCGAAGGGGTGTCCGAAAGATATATTTGTGAATGGCAGGGGGATAAATACAAGGAGTTGCTAAACTCGAATTCTAAAGATTCATTTGATGACATAGTACGAAGAATCATTAGTTTTAGCACTGAAAAAAATCAAAGTAATAATGATCATTATTTTACTGTCGAGATCATTGATTATTCTTTAGACGTTGAAGAATTGTTAGGCGAAGAAAAAACAAGGATAGGTTTGTTTGAGCAGAGATTAATGAAAATGCTTCCATTGCGATACAAAAGTGATTTCAAGTCAGCGAAAAAAATTATTGATAAATATAATGAATTTATGGACGAGGACCTAAACGATTTCATGTATTCTATTGTACTCAATGGTAAAGAATTATCCAAAAACTACTCTGACGAACACGTTTTAGAGGCAGGTATTAATTTTTGGGAAATTAGAGGCAAGCAACGGGCGAATGGTAGGCCTGGAGATAAAATGGGTATTCTTTGGTTCACATTTAATCACGATCTGGAAGCAGTCAAAAAACATACTAGCGACTATGGCATTTTAGTAAGATCGAAAAATGTATTGATGGGTAGTAATGATAAATTCGTTGAGCTTTGTGTGAATAGTAATAAATATGTTTCTACATCCAGAGAATTAACCCAAGCTATGAAAGCAACCTGTGGTGAGTTATTAATAAACTACCCAGAGTTAAAAGATAATGCACGAAGAGAATGGTTTAGAATTGATGAAAAATCTCTATATTTACGGAATCTTATCGTCGATTTCATGGAAAAGTTACATAAATGTAGGTATAGCGCTTCTCGGTACTATCATGGACCTCATGAAGAGAATAAGAATAAATTTAAACATGCTTTGACAGATCTGATTAGTGCAAACATTGATCATAGTGGTTTTTTTAAAATTGATCCAAAAAAGAGAAGAGAAAATGTCTTTCAGATTGCTGACGAAGATATGCCGAGTGAGTCAATGCCAATGAAAAGAGCATATGATAATCTCATGGTGATCATTAAGGATTTTTTCAGAAAGAAAAATACCTTAGAGTTGTTTTTAGAGTTACGTGCTTATATAAAAAAATCCTATTCAAAAAAGTAG
- a CDS encoding secondary thiamine-phosphate synthase enzyme YjbQ, producing the protein MTHTEYLFFNTRERIEFIRITEMINEIVGKSGLKSGLVLINPAHITAAVIVNDDEPGLKKDFLRLLRRLAPENDSYDHNLTGEDNAYAHLWRTMLGHQAVMPFTDGRLDLGPWEQIFYLELDGRRKKKVTVKLVGE; encoded by the coding sequence ATGACACACACAGAATATCTTTTCTTCAACACCAGGGAACGGATCGAGTTCATCAGGATCACTGAGATGATCAATGAAATCGTGGGAAAATCGGGCCTGAAGAGCGGGCTGGTTCTGATCAATCCTGCTCACATCACCGCCGCAGTGATCGTCAATGACGACGAGCCGGGCCTGAAAAAGGATTTTCTCCGCCTGCTGCGCCGCCTGGCTCCGGAAAACGACAGCTATGATCACAACCTGACAGGGGAGGACAATGCCTATGCCCATCTCTGGCGGACCATGCTTGGCCATCAGGCGGTGATGCCGTTTACGGATGGCAGGCTGGATCTTGGGCCATGGGAGCAGATATTTTACCTGGAACTGGACGGCAGGAGAAAGAAAAAGGTCACAGTCAAGCTGGTTGGCGAGTGA
- a CDS encoding type I restriction-modification enzyme R subunit C-terminal domain-containing protein, translating into MGPEDKVRIIIDQNLEKAGWKVQDYRSINLGASPGVAVGYFPLKNQLEADYVLFVDRKAIGIIEAKKEGHTLSGVSEQSSIYIESFPGNIPNYGIPLPFHYESNGTEIFFRDIRDPDSRSRRVFNFHKPETLKKWALDASTLRARLKELPPLIKDHLWKPQIPAIENLELALAENHPRALIQMATGSGKTYTAVNFVYRLIKFAKAKRVLFLVDRNNLGRQTLNEFQQFRTPDDGRKFTELYNVQRMTGNTIDDACKVCITTIQRLFSMLKGEPVFDESLEEDSLFFNSLERTPVEVVYNPAIPIETFDFIVTDECHRSIYNVWRQALEYFDAFIIGMTATPSKQTIGFFNSKIVSEYPHERAVADGVNVGYEVYRIKTRITEQGSTVEAGLYIDKRDRLTRKVRWEQLDDDLEYKSNQLDTSVVSKDQIRTIICTFRDKMFTEIFPDRSGVVPKTLIFAKDDSHAEDIVGIIREVFGKGNDFCKKITYKTTGEKPEDLISKFRNSYDPRIAVTVDMISTGTDIRPLECLIFMRDVRSSLLFEQMKGRGTRIINPTDMRSVTPGTGIKDGFVIVDAVGVCESAKNDSSILERKKTVPFEALIQSVALGNRDEDTLSTLACRLMKLMRRLEKAEHEEIKTLTNGKTISDIANSLLDAIDPDKHEERAKEKFKVPVPDEQQIKEAADEIKEESCRVFDDPKFRERLIEIRRSKEQIIDTVSQDEVISAGFDANAKEKSEKIIGTFKQYIEDHKDELAAHSIIFGKPYTQKQIAEDEIKNLAASIQNPPYFLTADKVWHAYEQLDRSRVQGASAHRLLADIISLLRFTAGDENVLRPFSETVEERFADWLKIQAEKGVKFSETELEWLKLIKEHVATSLSIKMDDFELTPFQARGGAMKVYQVFGERLNGILEELNKVLVG; encoded by the coding sequence ATGGGACCTGAAGATAAAGTACGGATTATTATCGATCAGAACCTGGAAAAAGCAGGCTGGAAAGTACAGGATTATCGATCCATTAATCTTGGGGCCTCACCAGGTGTTGCAGTCGGATACTTTCCCCTGAAAAATCAGCTTGAAGCCGATTATGTCCTGTTTGTTGACCGTAAAGCCATCGGCATCATTGAGGCAAAAAAAGAAGGCCATACCTTAAGCGGAGTTTCTGAGCAATCCTCTATTTATATCGAATCATTCCCTGGCAACATTCCCAATTATGGAATTCCACTGCCTTTCCATTATGAAAGTAACGGCACAGAGATCTTTTTCCGGGACATCAGAGATCCTGATTCGCGCTCCAGGAGGGTATTCAATTTTCACAAGCCTGAAACCCTGAAAAAATGGGCATTGGATGCGAGCACTCTCAGAGCAAGGCTGAAAGAACTGCCTCCACTGATCAAAGATCATCTCTGGAAACCGCAGATTCCTGCCATTGAGAATCTTGAGCTGGCCTTGGCCGAAAATCATCCCAGAGCATTGATCCAGATGGCTACAGGCAGCGGCAAGACTTATACTGCCGTCAATTTCGTCTACAGGCTGATCAAATTTGCCAAAGCCAAGAGAGTGCTGTTTCTTGTAGATCGTAATAATCTCGGCAGGCAGACACTCAACGAATTCCAGCAGTTCAGGACTCCTGACGATGGCCGTAAATTCACTGAGCTTTACAATGTGCAGCGCATGACAGGCAACACAATCGACGATGCCTGCAAAGTTTGTATCACTACCATCCAGAGACTATTTTCCATGCTTAAGGGCGAGCCTGTTTTTGATGAGAGCCTGGAGGAAGATTCGCTGTTTTTCAACAGCCTGGAAAGAACGCCTGTGGAAGTTGTTTATAATCCGGCGATCCCGATCGAAACCTTTGATTTCATAGTCACTGACGAATGCCACCGTTCGATCTACAATGTCTGGCGTCAGGCACTGGAATACTTCGATGCCTTTATCATCGGCATGACTGCCACTCCCTCAAAGCAGACCATCGGTTTCTTCAATTCCAAGATCGTGTCCGAATATCCTCACGAGCGGGCTGTAGCTGACGGCGTGAATGTAGGATATGAAGTCTACAGGATCAAAACCAGGATCACTGAACAAGGGAGCACTGTTGAAGCCGGGCTTTATATTGATAAAAGGGATCGGCTGACGCGTAAAGTGCGCTGGGAACAGCTTGACGATGATCTGGAATACAAGTCAAACCAGCTTGATACGAGCGTGGTATCCAAAGACCAGATCAGGACAATCATCTGCACTTTCAGAGACAAAATGTTTACAGAGATTTTTCCTGACCGCAGCGGTGTAGTCCCCAAAACCCTGATCTTTGCCAAGGACGATTCTCACGCAGAGGACATTGTCGGAATCATCCGCGAGGTATTCGGCAAAGGCAATGACTTCTGCAAAAAGATCACATACAAGACAACAGGCGAAAAGCCTGAAGACCTGATCAGCAAGTTCAGGAATTCGTATGACCCCAGAATCGCCGTGACTGTAGACATGATTTCCACAGGAACAGACATCCGGCCTCTGGAATGCCTGATCTTTATGCGCGATGTGAGATCAAGCCTTTTGTTCGAGCAGATGAAAGGCCGCGGCACCAGGATCATCAATCCCACTGACATGCGCTCAGTCACTCCAGGCACAGGCATCAAGGACGGTTTCGTGATCGTGGACGCTGTAGGAGTCTGCGAAAGTGCGAAAAACGATTCCTCGATCCTGGAACGGAAAAAAACTGTACCTTTTGAAGCCCTGATTCAGAGCGTGGCTCTCGGCAACAGGGACGAAGACACATTATCAACTCTGGCCTGCAGGCTGATGAAACTGATGCGCAGGCTGGAAAAAGCCGAGCATGAAGAAATCAAAACACTGACAAACGGCAAAACGATCAGCGATATCGCCAATTCACTGCTTGATGCGATTGACCCTGATAAACATGAGGAAAGGGCCAAAGAAAAATTCAAAGTCCCTGTGCCTGACGAGCAGCAGATCAAAGAAGCTGCAGATGAAATCAAGGAAGAATCCTGCCGGGTTTTCGATGATCCGAAGTTCCGAGAGCGTTTGATAGAAATCAGGCGCAGCAAGGAGCAGATCATTGACACAGTCAGCCAGGATGAGGTGATATCAGCCGGATTCGATGCCAATGCCAAGGAAAAATCCGAAAAGATCATCGGCACTTTCAAGCAGTATATCGAAGATCACAAGGACGAACTAGCAGCCCACAGCATAATTTTTGGAAAGCCATACACTCAGAAGCAGATCGCAGAAGACGAAATCAAAAACCTGGCAGCCTCGATCCAGAATCCCCCATATTTCCTGACAGCAGACAAAGTCTGGCACGCTTATGAACAGCTCGACAGATCCAGAGTCCAGGGCGCAAGCGCTCACCGTTTGCTGGCAGACATCATTTCCCTTTTACGTTTCACAGCAGGCGATGAAAATGTACTCCGCCCTTTTTCCGAAACTGTGGAAGAGCGTTTCGCAGACTGGCTGAAAATCCAGGCCGAAAAAGGCGTGAAATTCAGCGAAACAGAACTGGAATGGCTCAAGCTGATCAAAGAACATGTAGCCACATCCTTATCCATAAAAATGGACGACTTCGAGCTGACCCCCTTCCAGGCCCGTGGCGGAGCGATGAAGGTTTATCAGGTGTTTGGGGAAAGGTTGAACGGGATTCTTGAAGAATTGAATAAAGTGCTGGTGGGGTGA
- a CDS encoding class I SAM-dependent DNA methyltransferase: MANESSAIVQRLWNYCNVLRDDGVSYGDYVEQLTYLLFLKMADEQTRPPFNRVSNIPVGFDWMSLVAKDGDELEIHYRHILENLGKSKGLLGVIFRKSQNKIQDPAKLKRLIKHIESESWMALDIDVKGEIYEGLLQKNAEDTKSGAGQYFTPRPLIRAMVEALKPQPGLTICDPACGTGGFFLAACQYLEKNTRLDREQKQFLKFNTFKGWEIVDATARLCVMNLYLHGLGGDESPVLVSDALASDPGDRFDFILTNPPFGKKSSSTIVNEEGKENKEALIYERQDFWATTSNKQLNFVQHIKSILKTNGKAAVVVPDNVLFEGGAGESVRKNLLSQCNVHTLLRLPTGVFYAQGVKANVIFFDKKEAGEKPWTEKVWIYDLRTNRHFTLKTNPLKYEDLQDFINCYNPDNPFDRKETERFKCFTYDEISSRDKFNLDIFWLKDDSLEDMENLPEPDVIAREIMENLESALGEFKGI; the protein is encoded by the coding sequence ATGGCCAATGAATCCTCTGCCATAGTCCAGCGGCTCTGGAATTACTGCAATGTGCTGCGCGACGATGGGGTCAGCTACGGTGACTATGTCGAGCAGCTGACTTATCTTTTGTTTCTGAAAATGGCTGACGAGCAGACCAGGCCGCCATTCAACCGGGTTTCAAACATTCCCGTCGGATTCGACTGGATGAGCCTTGTAGCGAAAGACGGCGATGAGCTGGAAATTCATTACAGACATATCCTGGAAAACCTTGGGAAATCCAAGGGATTGCTGGGCGTGATTTTCCGTAAATCCCAGAACAAAATCCAGGATCCGGCCAAGCTCAAGCGGTTGATCAAGCATATCGAGTCAGAGAGCTGGATGGCGCTTGATATTGATGTAAAAGGCGAGATATACGAAGGACTGCTGCAGAAAAACGCTGAAGACACCAAAAGCGGGGCAGGCCAGTATTTCACTCCGCGGCCTTTGATCAGGGCCATGGTTGAAGCGCTTAAACCGCAGCCAGGTCTGACGATTTGCGATCCTGCCTGCGGAACAGGCGGTTTTTTTCTGGCTGCCTGCCAGTATCTTGAGAAAAATACCAGACTGGACAGGGAACAGAAGCAGTTCCTCAAATTCAATACATTCAAGGGCTGGGAAATCGTGGATGCCACAGCCAGGCTCTGCGTGATGAACCTTTACCTGCACGGCCTTGGAGGTGATGAAAGTCCGGTTCTGGTCAGCGATGCGCTGGCATCAGACCCGGGCGACAGATTCGATTTCATCCTCACTAATCCGCCTTTCGGAAAGAAGAGCAGTTCCACAATCGTCAATGAGGAAGGCAAGGAAAACAAGGAAGCCCTGATCTACGAACGCCAGGATTTCTGGGCCACCACTTCCAACAAGCAGCTCAATTTCGTGCAGCATATTAAATCCATACTCAAAACCAACGGAAAAGCCGCTGTGGTAGTACCAGACAATGTCCTGTTTGAAGGCGGTGCTGGAGAATCAGTCCGCAAAAACCTTTTGTCGCAATGCAATGTCCATACGCTTCTGCGTCTACCGACCGGAGTTTTCTATGCCCAAGGAGTCAAAGCCAATGTGATTTTCTTTGACAAAAAGGAAGCTGGCGAAAAGCCCTGGACAGAAAAGGTCTGGATTTACGATCTGCGCACAAACAGGCATTTCACTTTGAAAACCAATCCCCTGAAATACGAAGACCTGCAGGATTTCATTAATTGTTATAATCCGGACAATCCCTTTGATAGAAAGGAAACCGAGCGATTCAAGTGTTTTACCTACGACGAAATCTCCAGCCGCGACAAATTCAACCTCGATATTTTCTGGCTCAAGGACGACAGCCTGGAAGACATGGAAAACCTGCCGGAACCTGATGTGATTGCAAGGGAAATCATGGAGAATCTGGAGTCGGCATTAGGGGAATTTAAGGGGATTTGA
- a CDS encoding restriction endonuclease subunit S yields MVFKWSTVSIESIAAINPDLPFENLTDDIEVSFLPMKHLEELSGKISRLEIRKYSEVKKGYVKFIDGDILFAKITPCMENGKLAIALHLKNGIGFGSTEFHVIRMPEIVCRKFYFYYFIQEKFRNLAKKSMKGTAGQLRVPADFLKTCQLPLPPLPEQHRIVAKIEELFTRLDAGVEELKKIRKQLKRYRQSVLKAAFEGKLTEKWREEHKKDLESPEILLDRIKKNDKNKNCSVWRNSSHEIAGLLSIPKNWLCVKAEFISEFITKGTTPSKNQMSQGVGEVPFIKVYNLTFDGSLDFSVNPTFVTKETHTGFLARSIVIPGDILINIVGPPLGKVSLVPDDFQEWNINQAIARFRVNDNLDKKFLMFYFQSETTIKSMMKKSKATAGQFNLTLEICRDIDIPVCGLKEQHQIVQEIERRFSVIEKLEKTVEESLRQAERLRQSILKKAFEGRLVPQDPDDEPAEKLLERIRKEKEKLETEKKKRKNRSV; encoded by the coding sequence TTGGTATTTAAGTGGTCAACTGTTAGCATCGAGAGCATTGCAGCAATAAACCCAGACCTTCCATTCGAAAATTTAACTGATGATATTGAAGTTTCATTTCTACCGATGAAACATTTAGAAGAACTTAGTGGGAAGATATCCCGACTTGAAATTCGTAAGTATTCTGAAGTCAAAAAAGGCTATGTAAAGTTCATTGATGGAGATATTTTGTTTGCCAAAATCACTCCATGCATGGAAAATGGAAAACTTGCAATCGCTTTGCATTTAAAAAATGGAATTGGTTTCGGCTCAACTGAATTCCATGTAATTAGGATGCCGGAAATTGTATGTAGAAAATTTTATTTTTACTATTTTATCCAAGAGAAATTCCGTAACTTAGCAAAAAAAAGCATGAAAGGTACTGCTGGACAACTGAGAGTTCCAGCAGATTTTTTAAAAACTTGTCAATTACCTCTTCCTCCCCTCCCCGAGCAGCATCGCATTGTTGCCAAAATCGAAGAGCTTTTCACGCGGCTGGATGCTGGGGTTGAGGAGTTGAAAAAGATCAGGAAGCAGTTGAAGAGATACCGACAGTCTGTGTTGAAAGCTGCATTTGAAGGGAAATTGACTGAGAAGTGGAGGGAAGAACATAAAAAGGATCTTGAATCCCCAGAGATTTTATTGGATCGAATAAAGAAGAATGACAAAAACAAGAATTGTTCTGTATGGCGCAATTCTTCCCATGAAATTGCTGGGTTGCTTTCAATTCCTAAAAATTGGCTATGTGTAAAAGCGGAATTCATTTCCGAATTTATCACAAAAGGCACTACACCCTCTAAAAACCAAATGTCTCAAGGTGTCGGCGAAGTACCTTTTATAAAGGTTTATAATCTGACATTTGATGGAAGTTTAGATTTTTCTGTTAATCCTACATTCGTAACAAAAGAAACCCATACTGGTTTTCTAGCTCGATCTATAGTGATACCCGGTGATATACTGATCAATATTGTTGGACCGCCGCTAGGGAAAGTGTCTTTAGTTCCAGACGATTTTCAAGAATGGAATATTAATCAAGCAATAGCAAGATTTAGAGTCAATGATAACTTAGATAAGAAATTTCTTATGTTTTATTTCCAGTCGGAAACTACAATAAAATCAATGATGAAAAAATCAAAAGCTACAGCTGGCCAATTTAATTTGACGCTCGAAATTTGTCGCGATATTGATATACCTGTGTGTGGATTGAAAGAACAACACCAAATCGTCCAGGAAATCGAGCGGCGGTTTTCAGTAATTGAGAAATTGGAGAAGACTGTTGAGGAAAGCCTCAGGCAGGCTGAGAGGCTGCGGCAGAGTATTTTGAAGAAGGCGTTTGAAGGCAGGCTTGTGCCGCAGGACCCGGACGACGAGCCTGCTGAGAAACTTTTGGAGAGAATCAGAAAAGAGAAGGAAAAGCTGGAAACGGAAAAGAAAAAACGGAAAAATAGGAGTGTTTGA
- a CDS encoding putative toxin-antitoxin system toxin component, PIN family, which translates to MKIVIDTNVWISFLIGRILGGLEEKLVSRKIQILTSDEQIHEIIRVVTRPKFAQYFSREKVFEMLALITRLSETVVIEKRVFDCPDKKDNFILEIAVNGGAELIVTGDKDLLNMNPYQGIKVVNYKDFVGL; encoded by the coding sequence ATGAAGATCGTAATCGATACCAATGTCTGGATCAGTTTCCTGATTGGAAGGATTCTTGGTGGACTTGAAGAAAAGCTTGTCAGCAGGAAGATTCAGATTCTGACTTCAGATGAGCAGATTCATGAAATCATCAGAGTGGTCACCAGACCGAAATTCGCCCAGTATTTTTCACGGGAAAAAGTGTTTGAGATGCTGGCCTTGATTACCAGGCTTTCAGAAACTGTCGTAATTGAAAAGAGAGTTTTTGACTGCCCGGATAAAAAGGACAATTTCATACTGGAAATTGCAGTCAATGGCGGAGCTGAGTTGATTGTTACAGGAGACAAGGATCTTCTGAACATGAATCCTTATCAGGGAATAAAGGTTGTTAATTATAAAGATTTTGTCGGCTTGTAA
- a CDS encoding DNA-3-methyladenine glycosylase I, with protein MQRCHWPVIEKNSLYLDYHDLEWGVPVHDERKLFEMLILEGAQAGLSWETVLNKRENYRKAMDGFDYVKIAAYTEDKISELLVNPGIIRNRLKILSAVRNARVFMEIQKEFGSFDQYLWAFVDFKQIDNSFQSMSSVPARTEISDQISKDLKKRGMNFVGSTIIYAFMQAVGLVNDHETGCFRHAQCGDRGSSLL; from the coding sequence ATGCAGAGATGCCATTGGCCAGTGATTGAAAAGAACAGCCTGTATCTTGATTACCATGACCTGGAATGGGGAGTTCCTGTACATGACGAACGTAAGCTGTTCGAAATGCTGATCCTGGAAGGAGCCCAGGCCGGACTTTCCTGGGAAACTGTTCTGAACAAAAGGGAAAATTATCGTAAGGCCATGGACGGTTTTGATTATGTAAAGATCGCAGCATACACTGAAGACAAGATCAGTGAGCTTCTAGTCAATCCAGGCATCATCAGGAACAGGCTTAAGATACTGTCAGCAGTCAGGAACGCCAGGGTGTTCATGGAAATACAGAAGGAATTCGGTTCGTTTGATCAATATCTATGGGCTTTCGTGGATTTCAAGCAGATCGACAACAGTTTCCAGTCCATGAGTTCAGTTCCGGCCAGAACCGAGATTTCCGATCAAATATCCAAAGACCTGAAGAAGCGTGGCATGAATTTCGTAGGCTCTACTATCATCTATGCTTTCATGCAGGCAGTGGGGCTCGTGAATGACCATGAAACCGGGTGCTTCAGGCATGCCCAGTGCGGTGACCGCGGGTCTTCCCTGCTGTGA
- a CDS encoding CPBP family intramembrane metalloprotease — translation MQDQKPEPGFSELFLLVLGYALLVYCEHCTKKILIQFGYLNPTPDFSLFDMLRSFLNDFIFFAMLFYFACFRSARSFREAFSFRKVSASDALAALLSGFLTAVFCIYLMSFVEVEETFIDRVTSGFYGMLFFTLNGSLIAPFLEELFFRGFLFGILRNKLKPVSTVAVVAFTFWLMHFYQTSGNPPALAMLAALSLIVTVQRQISGSLIPSLITHYSYNIFLIGTTLILMWMN, via the coding sequence TTGCAGGATCAAAAGCCTGAACCTGGCTTCAGCGAACTTTTCCTGCTGGTCTTGGGATATGCGCTGCTCGTCTATTGCGAACATTGTACTAAAAAGATCCTGATCCAGTTCGGATACCTGAACCCAACTCCTGATTTTTCCCTGTTTGACATGCTGAGATCTTTTTTAAACGACTTCATCTTCTTCGCAATGCTGTTTTATTTCGCCTGCTTCCGATCAGCCCGCAGTTTCAGAGAAGCATTTTCGTTCAGAAAAGTCAGTGCATCGGACGCCCTGGCTGCTCTCCTGTCCGGATTTCTGACTGCAGTCTTCTGCATCTATCTGATGAGCTTTGTCGAGGTGGAGGAAACCTTTATCGACCGGGTGACATCCGGGTTTTACGGCATGCTTTTTTTCACGCTCAACGGCTCACTGATCGCCCCGTTCCTGGAAGAGCTTTTTTTCCGCGGCTTCCTGTTCGGCATCCTCAGGAATAAGTTGAAGCCGGTCTCAACAGTAGCGGTTGTAGCATTCACATTCTGGCTGATGCATTTTTACCAGACAAGCGGTAATCCGCCTGCGCTCGCCATGCTGGCTGCCCTGTCTTTGATCGTGACTGTGCAGAGGCAGATCAGCGGGTCTCTGATACCCAGCCTGATCACTCACTATTCGTATAACATCTTCCTGATCGGCACAACGCTTATTTTAATGTGGATGAATTAA